One region of Jonesiaceae bacterium BS-20 genomic DNA includes:
- a CDS encoding LacI family DNA-binding transcriptional regulator, translated as MKQFGTSRVPRKEQASIADVARLAEVSLGTVSNALNRPQIVSAKTLVRVQKAIEDLGYSRNSNASALARGHSQTVGLVLISLDNSMFIDIARGAQRTARKAGMYLQLAAADDDPELLDAHMNVLNEERAAGLMIAPLHDHELSIERSRRAGCPVVEINYNAPDRESCRVLIDNEQAGYVAAKHLISLGRLHLCLVLSRQDYQPIIDRRTGVRRAVAESSGNVTLTELWTDGLDPEFGVLAAQELCGRPASLRPDAVLAVTDMLAMAIINELSLQGLSVPEDIAVMGCDHNSSAWGGFIALSSVTMNGVDLGEKAISLLLAELQEDPSEHVHQTIMLEPEIVPRESTIGRNRTD; from the coding sequence ATGAAACAGTTTGGCACCTCCCGGGTTCCTCGCAAGGAGCAAGCCAGCATCGCCGATGTGGCAAGACTTGCGGAAGTCTCCCTGGGAACCGTTTCGAATGCTCTCAACCGTCCCCAGATCGTCAGCGCGAAGACACTCGTACGAGTTCAGAAGGCCATTGAGGACCTCGGGTACTCCCGTAATTCAAATGCCTCCGCATTGGCAAGAGGCCACAGCCAGACTGTGGGTCTCGTACTTATCAGCCTGGACAATTCGATGTTCATTGACATTGCTCGTGGCGCACAACGGACCGCCCGAAAAGCCGGAATGTACCTTCAATTGGCAGCAGCTGACGATGACCCTGAACTGCTTGATGCTCACATGAACGTACTAAATGAAGAACGCGCTGCCGGCTTAATGATCGCACCATTGCATGACCATGAACTCAGCATTGAGCGCAGTAGACGGGCAGGTTGTCCAGTAGTGGAGATCAACTATAACGCGCCGGATCGCGAGTCCTGCCGTGTGTTAATCGATAACGAGCAGGCCGGATATGTTGCTGCTAAACACCTCATTAGTTTAGGTAGGCTACACCTTTGCCTCGTTCTATCACGCCAGGACTATCAGCCGATTATTGACCGGAGAACTGGTGTGCGGCGTGCGGTGGCAGAGAGCTCTGGCAACGTAACTCTGACGGAGCTTTGGACTGATGGCCTGGATCCTGAGTTTGGCGTTTTAGCTGCGCAGGAACTCTGTGGAAGACCTGCATCCTTGCGCCCAGACGCAGTCCTGGCCGTGACCGATATGCTCGCAATGGCAATTATCAATGAGCTATCGCTGCAGGGCTTATCAGTCCCAGAGGATATTGCGGTGATGGGTTGCGACCATAATTCATCCGCTTGGGGTGGTTTCATCGCGTTGTCTTCAGTGACAATGAACGGAGTTGATCTAGGAGAGAAAGCAATTTCCCTGTTACTAGCTGAACTCCAAGAGGACCCCTCAGAACACGTTCACCAAACCATTATGCTGGAGCCAGAGATTGTCCCGCGTGAAAGCACCATCGGGCGCAACCGCACCGATTAA
- a CDS encoding DUF937 domain-containing protein, producing MSSAIDNILQSLPTEQIADRLGIPVESAQPLIGEAVEALVSGLSANSTDEAGAASLVEALGQHSGSLLEGGVNLADVDEQDGNAIVSNIFGGNTDSVIKTLGSKSKTGDESLVSPATPHAVPRCYGVPVSAVPRQKGYGVRKVIGWRSRRPPRRDSWREELARISDVPAGFGIEFLSSALGNGQTTLLHARVGGDLFSRRPQEEMFPKRGRLRLLGFR from the coding sequence ATGAGTTCTGCCATTGACAACATTCTTCAGTCCCTACCCACCGAACAAATCGCTGATCGCCTTGGCATTCCGGTTGAGTCCGCACAGCCGCTCATTGGTGAGGCCGTTGAGGCGCTGGTATCTGGGCTTTCGGCCAACTCAACCGATGAAGCGGGAGCAGCTTCGCTCGTTGAGGCCTTGGGACAGCACTCCGGTAGCTTGCTTGAAGGTGGCGTGAACTTGGCCGATGTTGATGAGCAAGACGGCAACGCAATAGTTTCCAATATCTTTGGCGGCAACACCGACTCGGTAATTAAGACGCTGGGCTCCAAGAGCAAGACCGGGGATGAGTCTCTGGTTTCCCCAGCTACTCCCCATGCTGTCCCCCGTTGTTATGGCGTACCTGTCTCAGCAGTTCCTAGGCAAAAAGGATACGGGGTCCGCAAAGTCATCGGGTGGCGGTCTCGGAGACCTCCTCGGCGGGATTCTTGGCGGGAAGAACTAGCCCGTATTTCTGATGTTCCAGCGGGGTTTGGCATTGAGTTTCTCAGTTCCGCACTTGGGAACGGTCAGACAACACTTTTGCACGCCCGTGTGGGCGGCGACTTATTCAGTCGCCGCCCACAAGAGGAAATGTTCCCCAAGAGGGGCCGGTTACGGTTGCTCGGTTTCCGCTAG